A window of the Mesorhizobium opportunistum WSM2075 genome harbors these coding sequences:
- a CDS encoding Abi-alpha family protein: protein MGTDLTPAPEITLIKSEMEAAAARVAERAMNTTLDGISGVLGDVFGGWFGDDVKQWRTRRLITTLIKTKEHLEAAGIPIENAKSLPMGELYAIFDGCSKQEDISLTEMWSALLANAMNPTNDKYIDPSFSRILGNLSGLDAAILKYIMDFNSKRDALFAKRREILNDAHVNKQMKGGKSFDLMIDEIEKEFSDWADGEHQGQFKGFSVENISYSISNLLRIGLIYSPEYTIPENLIQVGIKKKTGRENELVADDRRLRAYLRAMNDQAGAAIEKKSTLQSLITSVRPNWPMIQRNPTIQPAYSLSGLATRFLLACSP from the coding sequence ATGGGAACCGACCTAACGCCTGCTCCGGAAATAACGCTGATAAAAAGCGAGATGGAGGCCGCAGCGGCTCGCGTGGCAGAAAGGGCGATGAACACAACGCTGGATGGCATTTCAGGCGTTCTAGGGGATGTATTTGGCGGATGGTTTGGCGACGACGTGAAGCAATGGAGAACGCGGCGACTCATCACAACCCTCATCAAGACAAAGGAACATTTGGAGGCGGCCGGCATCCCTATCGAGAATGCGAAATCCCTGCCGATGGGGGAGCTTTATGCGATCTTCGATGGGTGCTCTAAGCAAGAGGATATCTCCCTCACAGAAATGTGGTCGGCTTTGCTCGCAAACGCTATGAATCCGACCAATGACAAGTATATTGATCCATCGTTCTCTAGGATTCTTGGAAATTTAAGCGGGCTAGATGCGGCGATCTTAAAGTATATAATGGACTTTAATAGTAAAAGAGATGCATTATTTGCGAAGCGTAGAGAAATATTGAACGATGCTCACGTTAATAAGCAGATGAAGGGAGGTAAGAGTTTTGATCTCATGATTGATGAAATCGAAAAGGAGTTCTCAGATTGGGCTGATGGTGAGCATCAGGGTCAGTTCAAAGGATTTAGTGTAGAAAATATTTCCTATTCCATAAGCAATTTGCTTAGAATCGGATTGATTTACTCTCCGGAATACACGATCCCAGAAAATCTTATCCAGGTCGGCATCAAGAAAAAAACCGGGAGGGAGAATGAACTCGTAGCTGACGATAGGCGGTTGCGTGCATATCTACGAGCGATGAACGATCAGGCGGGCGCCGCCATCGAGAAGAAAAGCACCCTTCAAAGCCTTATCACAAGCGTCCGTCCCAATTGGCCAATGATTCAGCGAAACCCGACAATTCAGCCGGCGTATTCGCTGTCTGGCCTTGCAACGCGGTTCCTGCTGGCGTGTTCTCCATAG
- a CDS encoding RDD family protein, which produces MATARNPAALIRPLITPEGVDLRVKLADAGTRASAFLLDVVIIVAAAVAVSLVAIFGLGGLGLREAEPLFVVWIIFIFLLRNVYFIAFEAGRRAATPGKRIVGVRVASRGGAGLTIDQVIARNLMRELEVFLPLSIIAVRGGTGVADTLSTIFGLVWALLFSLFPLFNRDRLRIGDLLAGTWVVEAPKLALVEDLSLRQDPAAGRFHFSPAQLDAYGIAELHRLEEVLRRDDHFAMKAVAETIGRKIGATIEPNDSKAFLTAYYGELRAHLERKLLLGNRKVDKYAR; this is translated from the coding sequence ATGGCAACGGCTAGGAACCCCGCCGCACTGATCAGGCCGTTGATCACGCCGGAGGGCGTCGACCTCAGGGTCAAGCTGGCGGACGCCGGCACGCGGGCTTCGGCCTTCCTGCTCGATGTGGTCATTATCGTCGCCGCCGCGGTGGCCGTCAGCCTGGTCGCGATCTTCGGCCTCGGCGGCCTTGGCCTGCGCGAGGCGGAGCCACTTTTCGTGGTCTGGATCATCTTCATCTTCCTGCTGCGCAACGTCTATTTCATCGCCTTCGAGGCGGGCCGGCGCGCCGCGACACCAGGCAAGCGGATCGTCGGCGTTCGGGTCGCGTCGCGCGGCGGCGCGGGCCTCACGATCGACCAGGTCATCGCCCGCAACCTGATGCGCGAGCTCGAGGTGTTTTTGCCATTGTCGATCATCGCCGTGCGCGGCGGCACCGGCGTCGCCGATACGCTGTCGACGATCTTCGGCCTGGTGTGGGCGCTGCTTTTTTCGCTGTTTCCGCTGTTCAACCGCGATCGCCTGCGCATCGGCGACCTGCTCGCCGGCACATGGGTGGTCGAGGCGCCGAAGCTGGCGCTGGTCGAAGACCTGTCGCTAAGACAGGATCCGGCCGCCGGCCGCTTCCACTTCAGCCCGGCGCAGCTCGACGCCTACGGCATCGCCGAACTGCACAGACTGGAGGAAGTGCTGCGGCGCGATGACCATTTCGCGATGAAGGCGGTTGCCGAAACCATCGGCCGCAAGATCGGCGCGACGATCGAACCGAACGATTCCAAGGCCTTCTTGACCGCCTATTACGGTGAGCTCAGGGCGCATCTGGAACGCAAGCTTCTGCTCGGCAACCGCAAGGTGGACAAGTATGCGCGGTAG
- a CDS encoding heme ABC transporter permease: protein MSDITSRLTGWTDLANPTRFVGLADKVVPWLAAIAALVLAVGLYMSFTAPEDFQQGITVRIMYIHVPFAWLAMMCYTLMALSALGTLVWRHPLADVALKSAAPIGAAFTALALITGSIWGKPMWGTWWVWDARLTSVFVLFLMYLGIIALTRALDDASRAAWAAAIITLVGFINIPIIKFSVDWWNTLHQPASVFRMGGSTIDPSMLWPLLVMAIGFTVLFFALHLMAMRTEIRRRRVIAMRRVAARQAERQPA from the coding sequence ATGAGCGACATCACCTCACGCCTGACCGGCTGGACCGATCTTGCCAACCCGACGCGCTTCGTCGGGCTGGCGGACAAGGTTGTGCCGTGGCTGGCAGCGATTGCGGCGCTTGTCCTCGCCGTCGGGCTCTATATGAGCTTCACCGCGCCTGAGGATTTCCAGCAAGGCATCACCGTTCGCATCATGTACATCCATGTGCCTTTCGCCTGGCTCGCCATGATGTGCTACACGCTGATGGCGCTCTCGGCACTCGGCACCCTGGTCTGGCGCCATCCGCTGGCCGATGTCGCGCTGAAATCGGCTGCCCCCATCGGTGCCGCCTTCACCGCACTGGCGCTGATTACCGGCTCGATCTGGGGCAAGCCGATGTGGGGCACCTGGTGGGTCTGGGATGCGCGGCTGACCTCGGTCTTCGTGCTGTTCCTGATGTATCTCGGCATCATCGCGCTGACCCGTGCGCTCGATGACGCCAGCCGCGCCGCCTGGGCCGCCGCCATCATCACGCTGGTCGGCTTCATCAACATCCCGATCATCAAATTTTCGGTCGACTGGTGGAACACGCTGCACCAGCCGGCCTCGGTGTTCCGCATGGGCGGATCGACCATCGACCCCTCGATGCTGTGGCCGCTGCTGGTCATGGCTATCGGCTTCACGGTGCTGTTCTTCGCATTGCATCTGATGGCAATGCGCACCGAAATCCGCCGCCGCCGGGTCATCGCCATGCGTCGCGTGGCGGCACGGCAGGCCGAACGGCAGCCGGCCTAA
- a CDS encoding stage II sporulation protein M has product MTLPAGTDAVRQSLASFRQEREADWKAFEALLARVEKRAPRTLSEDELLSLPLLYRSALSSLSVARATSLDSALIAYLEALCLRGYFYLYGAKRGLRQRVGDFFLRDWPAAIRDLWRETSVSVGLTLVGAIAGYWLVASDNRWYDAIIAPSLAGGRNPDSSVEALRSVLYDGGSSHFLSGFAAYLFTHNTQVAILAFALGFAFAVPSVLIILMNGCMLGALFQVYAAKGLGFALGGWLSIHGTTELFAIALAGAAGMRIGTRIAFPGESTRMAAAAQAGQVAATVMVGVMVMLLFAGLLEGIGRQTITSDATRYAIGGGMLTLWIAYFYLFRMVRHGNG; this is encoded by the coding sequence ATGACGCTGCCCGCTGGCACCGATGCGGTACGCCAATCGCTGGCGAGCTTCCGTCAGGAGCGCGAGGCCGACTGGAAGGCATTCGAGGCGCTGCTTGCGCGCGTCGAGAAACGCGCCCCGCGCACGCTTTCGGAAGATGAGCTGCTGTCGCTGCCGCTGCTCTACCGTTCGGCGCTTTCTTCGCTGTCGGTCGCCCGCGCGACATCGCTGGACAGCGCGCTGATCGCCTATCTCGAGGCGCTGTGCCTGCGCGGCTATTTCTATCTCTATGGCGCGAAACGGGGCTTGCGGCAGCGCGTCGGCGATTTTTTCCTGCGCGATTGGCCGGCGGCGATCCGCGATCTGTGGCGCGAGACCTCGGTCTCGGTCGGACTGACCCTTGTCGGCGCCATTGCCGGCTACTGGCTGGTCGCCTCCGACAACCGCTGGTACGACGCCATCATCGCGCCCAGCCTTGCCGGCGGCCGCAATCCGGATTCGTCGGTCGAGGCGCTGCGCAGCGTGCTTTACGATGGCGGCAGCAGCCACTTCCTGTCGGGATTTGCCGCCTATCTCTTCACCCACAACACGCAAGTGGCGATCCTGGCGTTTGCGCTCGGCTTCGCCTTCGCGGTGCCGAGCGTCCTGATCATCCTGATGAACGGGTGCATGCTCGGCGCGCTGTTCCAGGTCTACGCCGCCAAGGGGCTGGGCTTTGCGCTTGGCGGCTGGCTGTCGATCCACGGCACGACCGAACTGTTTGCCATCGCGCTGGCCGGTGCCGCGGGCATGCGGATCGGCACGCGCATCGCCTTTCCCGGCGAATCGACCCGGATGGCCGCCGCCGCTCAAGCCGGACAGGTGGCGGCGACCGTGATGGTCGGCGTGATGGTGATGCTGTTGTTTGCCGGCCTGCTCGAAGGCATCGGCCGGCAGACGATCACCAGCGATGCGACCCGCTACGCCATTGGCGGCGGCATGCTGACGCTATGGATTGCCTATTTCTACCTGTTCCGGATGGTGCGGCATGGCAACGGCTAG
- a CDS encoding D-TA family PLP-dependent enzyme, with translation MPTIHDLDTPSILIDAARAEANIARAQAHADKNGLKLRPHIKTHKLPYWAKKQVAAGAVGITCQKIGEAEVMAEAGLTDIFLPYNILGRAKLERLLALHRRVILSVTADSTETIDGLAATFTDAGHRLTVLVECDTGMGRCGVQTAGDAVGLARQIDTAKGLAFGGLMTYPAAGRAAEAEAWLANASQALAVCGLACERISSGGTPDMWRSSKDSVVTEYRPGTYIYLDRYQVAKGVGSLDDCALTVLSTVVSHPTPTRAILDSGSKALSSDTLGLPDFGELLGVSGARVTGLSEEHGTVTLSGDGTLKIGERVRVVPDHCCVVTNLFDEVNLIDGETVLETLPVAARGRMR, from the coding sequence ATGCCGACCATCCATGACCTCGATACGCCATCGATCCTGATCGACGCCGCACGCGCCGAAGCCAACATTGCCCGCGCGCAGGCCCATGCCGACAAGAACGGGCTGAAGCTGAGGCCGCATATCAAGACGCACAAGCTGCCCTACTGGGCGAAGAAGCAGGTGGCGGCGGGCGCGGTCGGCATCACCTGCCAGAAGATCGGCGAAGCCGAGGTGATGGCCGAGGCCGGCCTGACCGATATTTTTCTCCCTTACAACATCCTTGGCCGCGCCAAGCTGGAGCGGCTTCTGGCGCTGCACAGGCGCGTAATCTTGTCGGTGACGGCGGACAGCACGGAGACCATCGATGGGCTGGCCGCCACCTTCACCGATGCCGGCCATCGTCTGACGGTGCTGGTCGAGTGCGACACCGGCATGGGGCGCTGCGGCGTACAGACAGCGGGTGACGCGGTTGGGCTGGCAAGACAGATCGACACTGCCAAAGGCCTCGCCTTCGGCGGGCTGATGACCTATCCGGCCGCGGGCCGTGCGGCGGAGGCCGAAGCCTGGCTCGCCAACGCCAGCCAGGCGCTTGCCGTCTGCGGTCTCGCCTGCGAGCGCATCTCCAGCGGCGGCACACCGGACATGTGGCGTTCCAGCAAGGACAGCGTCGTCACCGAATACCGCCCCGGCACCTACATCTATCTCGACCGCTATCAGGTCGCCAAAGGCGTCGGCTCGCTCGACGATTGCGCGCTGACGGTGCTGTCGACGGTGGTCAGCCACCCGACACCGACCCGCGCCATCCTCGACAGCGGCAGCAAGGCGTTGTCCAGCGACACGCTGGGGCTGCCCGACTTCGGCGAGCTGCTCGGCGTCTCCGGCGCGCGGGTGACAGGCCTCAGCGAAGAGCATGGCACCGTAACGCTTTCCGGCGATGGCACGCTTAAAATCGGCGAGCGCGTGCGTGTGGTGCCCGACCATTGCTGCGTCGTCACCAATTTGTTCGACGAGGTCAACCTGATCGACGGCGAGACGGTGCTGGAAACGCTGCCGGTGGCCGCGCGCGGGCGGATGCGATGA
- a CDS encoding D-lyxose/D-mannose family sugar isomerase: MKRSAINDIIREADAFIRSFGYIMPPFAYWSPEEMKARQVDSSAIFTSRLGWDITDYGQEKFNELGLFLFTVRNGRYEDMKKGMGMLYAEKIMISRKDQLSPMHRHNIKAEDIINRGGGKLVLELFMHDRDGGIDPKAEVSVPVDGTIHRMPAGGLLKLDPGQSVTLLPGVWHAFWAEGKDVLIGEVSTVNDDLTDNVFREPIGRFSNIDEDVAPVHLLVSDYEKWLR; encoded by the coding sequence ATGAAACGCTCCGCCATCAACGACATCATCCGCGAAGCCGACGCTTTCATCCGCTCGTTCGGCTACATCATGCCGCCCTTCGCCTACTGGTCACCCGAGGAGATGAAGGCGCGCCAGGTCGATTCCTCGGCCATCTTCACCTCGCGGCTCGGCTGGGACATCACTGATTACGGCCAGGAGAAATTCAACGAGCTCGGCCTGTTCCTGTTCACCGTTCGCAACGGCCGCTACGAGGACATGAAGAAGGGCATGGGCATGCTCTACGCCGAGAAGATCATGATCTCGCGCAAGGACCAGCTCTCGCCGATGCACCGCCACAACATCAAGGCCGAGGACATCATCAACCGCGGCGGCGGCAAGCTGGTGCTGGAACTGTTCATGCACGATCGCGACGGCGGCATCGATCCCAAGGCCGAAGTATCGGTGCCGGTCGATGGAACCATCCACAGGATGCCGGCCGGCGGGTTGCTGAAGCTCGACCCGGGCCAGAGCGTCACGCTGCTGCCGGGCGTCTGGCACGCCTTCTGGGCCGAGGGCAAGGACGTGCTGATCGGCGAGGTGTCGACCGTCAACGACGATCTCACCGACAATGTCTTCCGCGAGCCGATCGGCCGCTTCTCCAACATCGACGAGGATGTCGCGCCGGTGCACCTCTTGGTGTCTGACTATGAGAAGTGGCTGAGGTAG
- a CDS encoding AAA family ATPase, translated as MNVDDVKALATAIREEVAKAITGQRDTVDLMLTALFAGGHILLEGPPGTAKTMTARCFAQALGVVYGRIQFTPDLMPGDIVGSNIYNFQTGQFTLTRGPIFCDLLLADEINRTPPKTQAALLEAMQEHAVTFDGTTHALSHNFMVVATQNPIEHQGVYPLPEAQLDRFLFKHKVSYPDAREERAIIVHHGGGSASHDIKQYGITAQADRKTLEKALATVGDVMLVDDVVGYIAALVRGTRESPDLEVGASPRAGAMLARAARARAALDGRAYVIPDDVKALAVPALRHRVILSPAAQIDGRLVEQIVSDLVDQTEAPR; from the coding sequence GTGAACGTCGATGATGTGAAGGCCCTGGCGACCGCGATCAGGGAAGAAGTGGCGAAGGCGATCACCGGACAGCGCGACACGGTCGATCTGATGCTGACGGCATTGTTCGCCGGCGGGCACATATTGCTCGAGGGCCCGCCAGGCACGGCCAAGACCATGACCGCGCGCTGCTTCGCGCAGGCGCTCGGCGTCGTCTACGGGCGCATCCAGTTCACGCCTGACCTGATGCCGGGCGACATCGTCGGCTCGAACATCTACAATTTCCAGACCGGGCAGTTCACGCTGACGCGCGGCCCGATCTTTTGCGACCTCCTGCTTGCCGACGAGATCAACCGCACGCCGCCGAAGACGCAGGCGGCGCTGCTGGAAGCCATGCAGGAACACGCCGTCACCTTCGACGGCACAACGCATGCGCTCAGCCATAACTTCATGGTGGTGGCGACACAGAACCCGATCGAGCATCAGGGTGTCTATCCGCTTCCCGAAGCCCAACTCGACCGCTTCCTGTTCAAGCACAAGGTGAGCTATCCCGACGCGCGGGAGGAACGCGCCATCATCGTCCATCATGGCGGCGGCTCCGCTTCCCACGACATCAAGCAATATGGCATCACGGCGCAGGCCGACCGAAAGACGCTGGAGAAGGCGCTCGCCACCGTCGGCGACGTCATGCTGGTCGACGATGTCGTGGGTTACATCGCCGCCCTCGTGCGCGGCACGCGAGAGAGCCCCGATTTGGAGGTTGGCGCAAGCCCGCGCGCGGGCGCCATGCTGGCGCGCGCCGCACGCGCCAGGGCAGCGCTCGACGGCCGCGCCTATGTCATCCCCGACGATGTCAAGGCGCTGGCGGTGCCGGCATTGCGCCACCGCGTCATCCTGTCGCCGGCGGCGCAGATCGACGGGCGGCTGGTGGAGCAGATCGTGTCCGATCTTGTCGACCAGACGGAAGCACCGCGTTGA
- a CDS encoding lysylphosphatidylglycerol synthase domain-containing protein, with protein MNWRRYFWPVVGIAAVIFSLLLLWHELRGISLDDVWEGLAAIPTRGWVLAAVSSVIAYASLAGYDHIALLHIGKKVSWLFVTLCSFTTYALSHNIGGSVFSGAVIRYRAYGTRGLNGQDVGVLVAICWITFVLSTILVSGLVLVFEPQVLDRFSGIAHHGLSEAAGIAMLILVAAYIFGSWLHLRPLKIASFQVHYPALPIVARQLLVGPIELLAATAIIFFALPETHNPGYFVVLGVFLVSFSIAQISHAPGGLGVFEVVFLAGLSDMDPVGVLAALLVFRLFYLIIPLILGLGVVLFFERSQFSRTES; from the coding sequence ATGAACTGGAGACGCTATTTCTGGCCGGTCGTCGGCATCGCCGCGGTGATCTTCTCACTGCTGCTGCTCTGGCACGAACTGCGCGGCATTTCGCTCGACGATGTCTGGGAGGGTCTCGCGGCCATCCCAACCCGCGGCTGGGTCCTGGCGGCCGTGAGTTCGGTCATCGCCTATGCCTCGCTCGCCGGCTACGACCACATCGCCCTGCTTCATATCGGTAAAAAAGTGTCGTGGCTGTTCGTGACGCTCTGTTCCTTCACCACCTACGCCCTGTCGCACAACATCGGCGGCTCGGTGTTCTCCGGCGCCGTCATCCGCTACCGCGCCTACGGCACCAGGGGCCTGAACGGCCAGGATGTCGGCGTGCTGGTGGCGATCTGCTGGATCACCTTCGTGCTGTCGACCATCCTCGTCTCCGGCCTCGTGCTGGTCTTCGAGCCGCAGGTTCTCGACCGGTTCTCCGGCATTGCCCATCACGGCCTGTCGGAAGCGGCGGGCATCGCCATGCTGATCCTCGTCGCCGCCTACATATTCGGCAGCTGGCTGCACCTGCGCCCGCTGAAGATCGCCAGCTTTCAGGTGCATTATCCAGCACTGCCGATCGTCGCCAGGCAATTGCTGGTCGGCCCGATCGAACTCCTGGCGGCGACCGCGATCATCTTCTTCGCCCTGCCCGAGACCCACAATCCCGGCTATTTCGTCGTGCTCGGCGTGTTCCTCGTCTCGTTCTCGATCGCCCAGATCTCGCACGCACCGGGCGGCCTCGGCGTGTTCGAGGTGGTGTTCCTGGCCGGGCTTTCGGACATGGACCCGGTCGGGGTGCTGGCGGCGCTGCTGGTGTTCCGGCTGTTTTATCTCATCATCCCGCTGATTCTCGGGCTTGGCGTCGTGCTGTTCTTCGAACGCTCGCAGTTCAGCCGGACGGAGAGCTGA
- a CDS encoding DUF58 domain-containing protein: protein MIYPSGRAVWAAAAGAIPAFLIALALPSFWYLGLLWICILLAFLAVDAAAGRGRAALTASLSAPPQVGVGGRFTLHVAASLGGRPRALQARVGHDQRLAPVAGTGGALPANGGTLDLEFDALRRGIAGFDRLWLRWRGPFGLIWNQVVLPMDRKVAVLPDVSSARDEAITLLQRSALADGHAQRRAGQGREFEALKDYQPGMGRRMIDWKRSARHGKLLAREFRIEENNNIVLAIDCGRLMCEPVDGVPKVDRAVTAALLSAFIALKGGDLVSLFSFDARPRVSSGAVRGSPSFTMIQKRAAEIDYSSEETNFTLALTTLAAKLDRRSLVIIFTDFVDPISAELMLRTVGRLTERHLVLFMLMKDAELEALADMAPATPEDVARAVTAGGLLRQRQVVIGRLRLLGAHVIEADHQRLGPALVERYIQLKEENLL, encoded by the coding sequence TTGATCTATCCGAGCGGCCGTGCGGTCTGGGCAGCGGCGGCGGGCGCCATCCCCGCCTTCCTGATCGCGCTTGCGCTGCCCTCTTTCTGGTATCTCGGCCTGCTGTGGATCTGCATCCTGCTTGCATTCCTGGCGGTCGACGCGGCTGCCGGGCGTGGGCGTGCAGCGCTCACCGCCAGCCTTTCCGCCCCACCGCAAGTCGGCGTCGGCGGCCGTTTCACCCTTCATGTCGCGGCCAGCCTCGGCGGGCGGCCGCGCGCGCTGCAGGCGCGGGTCGGCCATGATCAGCGGCTGGCGCCAGTGGCCGGCACCGGCGGCGCGCTGCCGGCCAATGGCGGCACGCTCGACCTCGAATTCGATGCGCTCAGGCGCGGCATCGCCGGCTTCGACCGGCTGTGGCTGCGCTGGCGCGGCCCGTTCGGACTGATCTGGAACCAGGTGGTCCTGCCGATGGACCGGAAAGTCGCGGTGCTGCCCGATGTCAGCAGTGCCCGCGACGAGGCGATCACATTGCTGCAGCGCTCCGCGCTGGCCGACGGCCATGCGCAAAGGCGGGCCGGCCAGGGCCGCGAGTTCGAAGCGCTGAAGGACTATCAGCCCGGCATGGGCCGTCGGATGATCGACTGGAAGCGCAGCGCGCGCCACGGCAAGCTTCTGGCGCGCGAATTTCGCATCGAGGAGAACAACAACATCGTGCTGGCGATCGACTGCGGACGGCTGATGTGCGAGCCGGTGGACGGCGTGCCGAAAGTCGACCGGGCGGTCACGGCAGCGCTGTTGTCGGCCTTCATCGCGCTCAAGGGCGGCGACCTCGTCAGCCTGTTCTCCTTCGACGCCAGGCCGCGCGTGTCGAGCGGCGCGGTGCGCGGCTCGCCGAGTTTCACGATGATCCAGAAGCGCGCCGCCGAGATCGACTATTCCAGCGAGGAGACCAATTTCACCCTGGCGCTGACGACATTGGCGGCCAAGCTCGACAGGCGCTCGCTGGTCATCATCTTCACAGATTTCGTCGATCCGATCAGCGCCGAGCTGATGCTGCGCACCGTCGGCCGGCTGACCGAGCGGCATCTGGTGCTGTTCATGCTGATGAAGGACGCCGAGCTGGAGGCGCTGGCCGACATGGCACCCGCCACGCCGGAGGATGTAGCCCGTGCGGTCACCGCCGGCGGCCTGCTTCGGCAACGCCAGGTGGTGATCGGCCGGCTGCGGCTGCTCGGCGCGCATGTGATCGAGGCCGACCACCAGCGGCTCGGCCCGGCGCTGGTCGAGCGCTATATTCAGCTCAAGGAGGAGAACCTTCTATGA
- a CDS encoding DUF4129 domain-containing protein — MTVAQPDTADAEGLANLHTQLLADHSIQFDLPSLVPSEPPAWLKPVLEMLARMGPYMIYMFWGAVIIGVAVIVLLVALEAKGVAWRLPWRRTRKEAETQDDWRPDSSAAQILLSEADALAARGAFDEAVHLLLRRSVADIAGRLPDFLRPSLTSRDIATAPSLPSRARQAFSEIARIVEAALFARRPVGAEGWQRARGAYERFAFRDAWT, encoded by the coding sequence GTGACAGTCGCACAGCCGGACACGGCGGACGCCGAAGGGCTGGCAAATCTGCACACGCAGCTGCTGGCGGACCACTCCATCCAATTCGATCTGCCGAGCCTGGTGCCATCAGAACCGCCGGCATGGCTGAAGCCCGTGCTGGAGATGCTGGCGCGGATGGGCCCCTACATGATCTACATGTTCTGGGGCGCGGTGATTATCGGCGTGGCGGTCATCGTCCTTCTGGTCGCACTCGAAGCGAAGGGGGTGGCCTGGCGCCTGCCTTGGCGGCGCACCCGCAAGGAAGCGGAGACGCAGGACGACTGGCGCCCGGATTCCAGCGCGGCGCAGATCCTGCTTTCCGAGGCTGACGCGCTCGCAGCGCGCGGCGCGTTCGACGAGGCGGTGCATCTCCTGCTTCGGCGCAGCGTCGCCGACATCGCCGGACGGCTGCCCGACTTCCTGCGCCCATCGCTGACGTCGCGCGACATCGCAACTGCACCATCGCTTCCGTCGCGGGCGCGCCAGGCGTTCAGCGAGATCGCGCGCATCGTCGAGGCGGCGCTCTTTGCCCGCCGGCCGGTCGGCGCCGAAGGCTGGCAGCGGGCGCGCGGCGCCTATGAGCGATTTGCCTTCAGGGATGCCTGGACATGA